The region TTCAACCGGTCAGCACCGGCCATGCAAATGGCGTCATCACGATCAACATGGATGAAGCCGACAGCGTTAAACGAGAACAAACCCGAGTTGAATTCGGCGAGCCGCAGCGGACACTTATTGGCCACTTTCGCCACGAGCTAGGTCACTATTACTGGGACCTACTTATCAAGTCAGAGCGGCTAGAAGATTTCCGCGAACTATTTGGCAATGAAGAAAACCCAACTTACGCCGAGGCCCAACAGGCCTACTATCAGAACGGTCCTCAGCCTGACTGGCAGCAAGAGTACATTTCGGCCTACGCAACGATGCACCCGTGGGAAGATTTCGCCGAAAGCTTCGCGGCCTGGCTGGACATGCATTCGATTGTTTCCACTGCTCAGTCATTTCCACGTTTGCATGCAGACGTGCCGCCCAACGACTTCGATGCATGGTTGAAGGCTTATCGTGAGATTGGTGTCATGGCCAATGAATTCAACCGCGACATTGGCTTGCTCGATCTGGTGCCAGAGATCTTCACCAAACCTGTTGTCGATAAGTTGCGTTTCATGTCGACCATGAATTTAGCCACTGCTTAAAGAACTAGAAATCGCGGAGCACGTCACGTACAACTTGACATTGACGTGACGTTGCATTCATGTATTTCAGGCGTACTGAACAAGCATATGGCGACCAAAATTGATCTCCGGCCATACTACGAACGTCTACACCAATTCCTGAGAAATGCGGTGGAGAAACATGCTCTGAAGAATCCCGAGACCGCTATTTCGACCGTCGGATTCTACGATACAGGCTACAATCGTGCGTTCGCCACGACGAAGTCTTTCGCATCACACTGCGGATGAACAGCAGTGAAAATCAGGCGATCTGGGTTCCCTTAGCCTGAACGACTTTATTCGCCGAACACCTTTTCGACGACACTGTCTCCTTTGCCATGTACGCGGATACCTTTAATCCATGGCGCGTCGCTGCGAAAGTCTTTCCACTGATTCGTTGCGGACACTTTCGAGATGACCTGGGTAACGATCCCTTCAGGAGGAACGCTACGTAAGTAGTAATCTTGAATGCCATCCTGAGGTGGTTTGACGTACTTGCGACGAATCAGTTTCGTCGGACCATAGCCACCGGTATTCACTTCCCCAGTTGCGACAACGACTAGATTGGGAGGGTCGCTCGTCTGAACACGGTACTTCACATCGACAATCATGGGTACGAGGACACCAGGGTCTTGCGGCATTGGCTTCTCCGAACCGGCATCTAAGCTGGTCACTTCGGTGATCTTGCCGACAACTTGACTCTCGCCATTGGGGTAAAGAATTTGTACCGAGGAAAACTGACCTTCTCGATAGCGCGGAAGCGTGAAGTGTGCCGGAATGGGTTGAATTACCGCTGGCCAAACGCCGGGCAACGAAACCATACGCAGCTTTAGCATCAACATCTTAGGGTTGATGCCCTGAGGCCGAGCTGGCTCAAGCACGGCAACGGATCCTGGTGCACCTTCGGCCAAAATCCCCTCGACGACCAACCGAGCATCTTCCCCTTCGATGACAGCCCATGCCCGCCACCGATCCGGCTGCTGAGCTGATGCCGTGTTCATGACGATCGATACAAACAACGCGCCAGCGAGAAACAAAGCGAAGTGCCGTGCTGCCGTCCCCATGAGAATCTCCATGCGTCGAGAAATATTGGAAAGTTCTGGAATTCTAGTCCCCGTACTCTGTGACGGTCCAATGAAACTTCTTCGACGTTAGAGAGCCAACACTACTTCTTGCATGCCCCAGCGATTGCGCAACTTGCGCAGGAATCGCCGCAGCCGCCCGCCTTTTCCGAGGTTCCGCAGCCTGGTCCACAGCCGCTTTCTAAGAGATCGGAGAATTGGCTGATGCCTGCCACGGCGTTGTAGGTCTCGGCCAGGCGGCTCGTCATATCGGTGACTTCAGACGGAACATCCCCAAGAAAATAGAAATACAAAGAGCTTCCGTCGAACAGTTGCTCGACTTCGATCAAGGGAATTGCGACCCCCAGGATTGCCAATTCCTTTTCACAGGCGGCAAAAGCTTCTTGGCGATTTCGTTCCAGACGAGCAAGAAGCAGGTCGTCTTCCACGGTAATACCACGGACAATCGAGCCATCCGAGTCGGCGGATTCCGCATCGCTGGCAGGCCCTAGGACTTCGCCAACTTCCAACCCACGCGAGGTACGACAGATGACACGCATGCCTCGGGAATAAGCAATAGCGTCCACCGACGTAAATCGACCGACATGGCCGAGGACGCTGATACGAACGAAATGATGTCGCCCAATGGCGGTTTCTTGTACCAAAATGGTCTCCTTACCCTCATTTTCGCCGAATGATCAGGCGTTGCCAAGTGTCGATGGGCACTGACCTTACAAATCTCTGTCTGGCGTTTTAGAATATTTCGTTGGCCCAAACGCCAAAATTCATTGCCCTACTCGACAGTTAAAGAAGAGAACGCCGCCGATGTCAATGTCGACGCTATCGTGGTCCGCCTTGGCCGAAGAAGTCTTGCGTGGTCATCAACTGACCGTAGAAGAAGGTCTTTCCATTCTTCACTCGTCGGATGAAGAACTGCTGGACGTGATGTCCGCTGCGTTCAAGATCCGCCGCCAACACTTTGGCAAGACAGTCCAACTTTACCAGTTGATGAATGCCAAGAGCGGTCTCTGCCCTGAAGACTGTGGTTACTGTTCGCAGTCGAAAGTTTCCGATGCCGAGATTCCCAAGTACAACTTCCTAAGCCGTGACAAGCTGATGGAAGGGGCCAAAGTTGCCGCCGAACGGGACGTGAAGACCTATTGCATCGTCATTTCGGCTCGTGGTCCGAATGAACGGGAAATGAAGGCGGTTGAAACGATCGTTCCTGAGATCAAAGAAAAGTACGATCTCAAGATTTGCGCTTGCTTGGGGCTGCTTTCCCCGGAACAAGCAGATCGACTGAAGGCCTGTGGCGTCGACCGTGTGAATCACAACGTCAACACAAGTGCAGATTACTACAAGACAATCTGTTCGACGCACACCTATGAAGACCGCATCGACACGCTCAATGCGGTAAAGAATGCGGGACTTGAAATGTGCAGCGGCGGCATCGTCGGTATGGGCGAGTCAGAAGAAGACGTCGTGAAAATGGCCCTCGAACTGCGCGACTTGGGTGTCCACTCTATTCCGCTCAACTTCCTCAATCCCATCGATGGCACTCCGCTGCAAGGCCTCGGCAAAGACTTGAGTCCACGCCAGTGCCTACGAATTTTGGCACTCTACCGTTTCGCGAACCCTAGCAGCGAACTTCGAATCGCCGGCGGCCGCGAAATTCATTTGCGTAGCTTGCAACCACTCGGTATGTATGCTGCCAACTCGCTGTTCCTGGGCGACTACCTCACCACGCCAGGGCAAACGGCTGAAGACGACTACAAGATGCTGGAAGACTTAGGTTTCACCGTCACCAAGACGGAAGAAGTATCGGTCGGCTCGGCTTAAGCTTCAAAGGCCCTCAACGAATCGATCGTACGCAAATAAAAAACCAGGGATGAATGTCCCTGGTTTTTCTTTCTCGCTACGGTGGCGTAATTGCCAAAAGACTTAAATTAAAGCCCTTCGCCGATCTTCAAAAGCTTACCAGTTGCTGGCGTCTTGCTTTCGTCCTTACCGTCGCCATTTCCAAACACGGTAATGAATAGCTCACCCTCGTCGTTAAAAGCCAAAGCCGTTGGCTGGTCTAAGTCGATCAGCTTGGTCGTCTTAATGACCTGCTTCCCATCGCGGCGAACGGCGTCGAGCCGATACAAACCACCTTGCTTCGGATCTGCCCAGCTGTAATCGACAGCGTACAGCCGTCCGGTTTTCGGGCTGTAAGCCAAACCAACGAGATCGAATAGTTCCGTAGGCAGGCTCAACAGCAGGCTCTTCGACTCCTGATCATAAAACGTCAGAAGGCTATCTTTCTGATTGTTGATCTCACCCATTTGCCCGACAACAACTTCGCGGCGTGGGCTGATTGTGATCGCGGCAGGGGCATCGACGTCTACGCTTTCCTTCGTCGCGATGTAACGAACCAGCTCGCCGAGGCCATCCTTTTCGATGGTCGTTCGAGCAATCCATCCCTTCTTGTCGTCGCCATTCGCAGTGGCATAAATTCCATTGGCATCGACAGCCACAGCATAGAAGTTCCCTTCGCCAGGGATATCGCCTTCCGGAGCGAGTGGATTGGATTTCTTACCATCAGCTGCAGCGATTGCCGGCTTGCCTGGCTCGGAAACTTCGTAAACACGAATGACCTCTTCACCATCCTTTTGGCTTCCATCACCAACGACAATGCGATTCTTATCGAGAAATGCCAAGCCGAGTGGACCGATCTGATAGACAGGGCCTTTGCCGTATTCATCTTTTGGAAAATCTTTGATGACCACTTCGGCGTTGCCATCCACAACTCGGATTACCTGAGACGCAGCCGTCTCAGCGACGAACACGGTTCCCGTTTCTGGTTGAATGGCGACACCGCTGGGACATTTCAGACCATCGAGAATGACTTCCGGTTTAATTTGAGCCTGGGCAGTTACTGTTCCGAGCAGCATCAACATTAATGGCAAAGCGAATCGACTTATCATGTGGGTCCTCGTTCTTTTTCTGGGGAAGCGACTAAGCCGTTTAGTTTGGCGAACCGAAGACGGCATTCCAACCATAGGCGCATAAAAAAAGGCGAACCATCGTTCGCCTTTTCCCTTACACGTTGGGCTACGCCCCAATCCCGTTGGCCTGCTCGTAGGCGGAGATTTTCTCTTCGCTTTGCAGCGTCATCGCGATGTCGTCCAAACCGTTGAGCAGCTTGTGACGGCGAAATTCGTCGATTTCAAACGGAATCTCCAGCCCGGCATCATCCGTGATCTTCTTTGCTTCCAAGTCAACTGTCAGACGATAGCCTTCGGTCTTCTCGGCTCGCTGGAAGATGTCTTCAATTTGCTCTTCCGTAAGCGGAATCGGCAGGACACCGTTTTTGAAGCAATTGTTGTAGAAAATATCGGCGAAGCTCGGAGCAAGCACGGCACGAATGCCAAAGTCGTCGATCGCCCAGACAGCATGCTCGCGACTCGAACCGCTACCGAAGTTTCGACGCGCGACGAGAATGGAAGCGCCGCTGACTTCCGGCTTGTTCAATTCAAACTCTGGATTGGGGCTTCCATCTTCGAGGAAACGCCAATCGAAGAACAGAAACTGGCCAAAGCCAGTACGTTCGATACGCTTCAAAAACTGCTTCGGAATGATTTGATCGGTATCAACGTTGGCCCGATCCATAGTGGCAACAAGGCCGTTCTCTTTAACGAATGGTTGCATGATCGTTTGTTCAAAAAGAGGTCGGTTGGTGTAAGGATCGGAAACTTATTTGAAGTCCCACTGACGGACGTCGACGAAGTGACCGGCGATACCTGCCGCGGCGGCCATTTCAGGACTAACGAGGTGCGTACGTCCACCGCGTCCTTGTCGCCCTTCGAAGTTTCGATTGCTCGTCGAAGCACAACGTTCGCCTGGCTCAAGCTTGTCGGGGTTCATAGCCAAACACATGCTGCAGCCTGCTTCACGCCATTCAAAGCCGGCTTCGATAAAGATCTTGTCGAGACCTTCTTCTTGAGCTTGTACACGAACTTGACCGCTACCAGGAACGACCATGGCATGCACGTGATCGGACTTCTTATGTCCCTTCACAACGCTTGCAGCAGCCCGCAAGTCTTCGATTCGACCATTGGTACACGAACCGATGAAGACACGATTGATGTCCACGTCGGTCATTGGAGCTCCGGCCTTCAAGTCCATGTATTCCAGTGCCAATTCCGTCGAGCGACGCTCGGTCGCGTCGGCGAAATCGCCCGGAGATGGAACAGGCGAATCGACGGCACAAACCTGGCCTGGGTTGGTTCCCCACGTGACTTGAGGAGCAATGTCCTTCGCTTCGAATTCCAGCACTTTGTCGTACTTCGCGCCAGGATCGGAAGGGAGATTCTTCCAACGCTCGATCGCAGCTTCGATATCCTTCGGAGCGAATTCACGGCCGCGAATATACTCAAACGTGGTTTCATCCGGAGCAATCATGCCGGCTCGAGCACCTGCTTCGATCGACATATTGCAGACCGTCATGCGCTGTTCCATGGTCAAGTTGCGGACCGCTTCGCCGGTATATTCCAGCACGTATCCCGTCCCACCGGCGGTCGTAAGATGACCGATCAGGAAGAGCACGAGATCTTTCGCGGTAACACCACGAGCCAACGTTCCGTTGACACGAAGCTCCATGGTTTTGGGAGCCGATTGAAGCAGTGTTTGCGTCGCGAGAACATGCTCGACTTCGCTCGTCCCGATACCGAATGCCAAAGCCCCGAAGGCGCCATGTGTTGCGGTATGGCTGTCACCACAAACGATCGTCATGCCTGGCTGCGTCAGACCAAGCTCGGGACCGATCACGTGGACAACCCCTTGCTTGACATCGTGCAAGTCAAATAGCTGCACACCAAAGTCTTGGCAGTTCTGACGAAGCGTATCGATCTGTTGCTTCGAGATCTGATCGACAATCGGCAGCGATCGATCCGTGGTCGGAACGTTATGGTCTGGCGTGGCCTTGGTTAGCTCGGGACGACGTACCTTGCGTCCTGCCAGACGAAGGCCTTCAAAGGCCTGTGGGCTGGTAACTTCGTGCACTAGGTGCAAATCGATGTAAAG is a window of Bremerella sp. TYQ1 DNA encoding:
- a CDS encoding putative zinc-binding metallopeptidase, translated to MQTFRCQCNHKLFFGSTTCVECQATVALCPGCRDVVALKPQVAGSWKCTNPDCGKQLKLCQNRLDYEACNVAVHLAEEGQSLCMYCRLNQVIPDLTVDGNLGKWRKLEAAKRRVLYGVQEVELPIGDPTMNDYLPLRFEFKADGVQPVSTGHANGVITINMDEADSVKREQTRVEFGEPQRTLIGHFRHELGHYYWDLLIKSERLEDFRELFGNEENPTYAEAQQAYYQNGPQPDWQQEYISAYATMHPWEDFAESFAAWLDMHSIVSTAQSFPRLHADVPPNDFDAWLKAYREIGVMANEFNRDIGLLDLVPEIFTKPVVDKLRFMSTMNLATA
- a CDS encoding PSP1 domain-containing protein, which produces MVQETAIGRHHFVRISVLGHVGRFTSVDAIAYSRGMRVICRTSRGLEVGEVLGPASDAESADSDGSIVRGITVEDDLLLARLERNRQEAFAACEKELAILGVAIPLIEVEQLFDGSSLYFYFLGDVPSEVTDMTSRLAETYNAVAGISQFSDLLESGCGPGCGTSEKAGGCGDSCASCAIAGACKK
- the bioB gene encoding biotin synthase BioB — encoded protein: MSMSTLSWSALAEEVLRGHQLTVEEGLSILHSSDEELLDVMSAAFKIRRQHFGKTVQLYQLMNAKSGLCPEDCGYCSQSKVSDAEIPKYNFLSRDKLMEGAKVAAERDVKTYCIVISARGPNEREMKAVETIVPEIKEKYDLKICACLGLLSPEQADRLKACGVDRVNHNVNTSADYYKTICSTHTYEDRIDTLNAVKNAGLEMCSGGIVGMGESEEDVVKMALELRDLGVHSIPLNFLNPIDGTPLQGLGKDLSPRQCLRILALYRFANPSSELRIAGGREIHLRSLQPLGMYAANSLFLGDYLTTPGQTAEDDYKMLEDLGFTVTKTEEVSVGSA
- the leuD gene encoding 3-isopropylmalate dehydratase small subunit — protein: MQPFVKENGLVATMDRANVDTDQIIPKQFLKRIERTGFGQFLFFDWRFLEDGSPNPEFELNKPEVSGASILVARRNFGSGSSREHAVWAIDDFGIRAVLAPSFADIFYNNCFKNGVLPIPLTEEQIEDIFQRAEKTEGYRLTVDLEAKKITDDAGLEIPFEIDEFRRHKLLNGLDDIAMTLQSEEKISAYEQANGIGA
- the leuC gene encoding 3-isopropylmalate dehydratase large subunit, which encodes MIAENAPRTMFQKIWDNHVVDAEPGKQALLYIDLHLVHEVTSPQAFEGLRLAGRKVRRPELTKATPDHNVPTTDRSLPIVDQISKQQIDTLRQNCQDFGVQLFDLHDVKQGVVHVIGPELGLTQPGMTIVCGDSHTATHGAFGALAFGIGTSEVEHVLATQTLLQSAPKTMELRVNGTLARGVTAKDLVLFLIGHLTTAGGTGYVLEYTGEAVRNLTMEQRMTVCNMSIEAGARAGMIAPDETTFEYIRGREFAPKDIEAAIERWKNLPSDPGAKYDKVLEFEAKDIAPQVTWGTNPGQVCAVDSPVPSPGDFADATERRSTELALEYMDLKAGAPMTDVDINRVFIGSCTNGRIEDLRAAASVVKGHKKSDHVHAMVVPGSGQVRVQAQEEGLDKIFIEAGFEWREAGCSMCLAMNPDKLEPGERCASTSNRNFEGRQGRGGRTHLVSPEMAAAAGIAGHFVDVRQWDFK